A region from the Chromatiales bacterium 21-64-14 genome encodes:
- a CDS encoding glycine cleavage system protein R: protein MAMNNFLVISALGGDRPGIVNELSLAILNCGCNVEDSRMTVLGGEFALILLVSGNWNTIAKLEGALAGLGERLSMTIISKRTEPRPPRDALLPYTVEVVCIDHPGIVHNLAEFFSSRDINIQELTTASYAAAHTGAPMFSVHLMISIPSSIQIAALREEFMDFCDALNLDAIMEPYKG from the coding sequence ATGGCCATGAACAACTTCCTCGTCATCTCCGCGCTGGGAGGAGACCGCCCGGGCATCGTCAACGAGCTCTCGCTCGCGATCCTCAATTGCGGCTGCAACGTGGAGGACAGCCGGATGACGGTGCTCGGAGGGGAATTCGCGCTGATCCTGCTGGTGTCGGGCAACTGGAACACAATCGCCAAACTCGAAGGCGCCCTCGCGGGGCTCGGCGAGCGCCTGAGCATGACGATCATTTCCAAACGCACCGAACCGCGGCCGCCGCGCGACGCGCTCCTCCCCTATACCGTGGAAGTCGTGTGCATCGACCATCCCGGCATCGTGCACAATCTGGCGGAATTCTTCTCATCACGGGACATCAACATCCAGGAATTGACCACCGCCAGCTACGCTGCGGCCCATACCGGCGCCCCGATGTTCTCGGTCCATCTGATGATCAGCATCCCGTCGTCCATCCAGATCGCCGCGCTGCGGGAGGAGTTCATGGATTTCTGCGACGCCCTCAATCTGGACGCCATCATGGAACCCTACAAGGGCTGA
- a CDS encoding galactose-1-phosphate uridylyltransferase: protein MSEPVQPAVQPVREIRINPVVPSESVLVATARAVRPRQEEEKAPRDARAHVDRCPFCTGNESMTPPTIAAYPAEGRWEVRVVENLYPVLGHDSTGGNLIFGLQQAIDGYGRHEVLIDHSAHGIAIHEMDDTHLSLVFQAYRDRMSELYATNPRLRYVLVFKNFGPAAGASIAHTHSQVIAMPVVPENVHNEVVNSHRYHQKQHQCIFCSLIDEALTFEATIYDRASGAIRRRISVGQYVVERGERFIAIKPFASRFEWEVHILPLEHQSDYTALDDADLHDLARVLRRTMGRLEAVVGGVQYNYFLHSLPRGEEYNDCDASYHWHLEICPRTSIPTGFELGSGLFVNTVSPEDAAARLRAVLLDD, encoded by the coding sequence ATGAGCGAACCAGTCCAGCCCGCAGTCCAGCCCGTAAGAGAAATCCGCATCAACCCCGTGGTCCCCAGTGAATCCGTGCTGGTCGCCACCGCGCGGGCGGTACGCCCGCGCCAGGAGGAGGAGAAGGCGCCCCGCGACGCGCGCGCCCATGTAGACCGATGTCCGTTCTGCACCGGCAACGAGTCCATGACCCCACCGACCATCGCCGCCTACCCAGCGGAGGGCCGCTGGGAGGTGCGTGTCGTGGAAAACCTCTATCCGGTGCTCGGCCACGACAGCACCGGCGGCAATTTGATCTTCGGCCTGCAGCAGGCCATCGACGGCTATGGCCGCCACGAGGTCCTGATCGACCACTCCGCCCATGGAATCGCCATCCACGAGATGGACGACACCCATCTGTCCCTCGTCTTCCAGGCCTACCGGGACCGGATGTCAGAGTTGTACGCGACCAACCCGCGGCTGCGTTACGTGCTGGTGTTCAAGAACTTCGGGCCGGCGGCGGGCGCCAGCATTGCGCACACCCACAGCCAGGTGATCGCAATGCCCGTGGTGCCCGAGAACGTGCACAACGAGGTGGTAAACAGCCACCGCTACCATCAGAAACAGCACCAATGCATCTTCTGCTCGCTGATCGACGAGGCACTGACCTTTGAGGCCACCATCTACGACCGCGCATCAGGCGCGATCCGGCGGCGCATCAGCGTCGGCCAATACGTGGTGGAACGCGGCGAGCGCTTCATCGCCATCAAACCGTTCGCGAGCCGCTTCGAGTGGGAGGTTCACATCCTGCCGTTGGAGCACCAGAGCGACTACACGGCCCTGGACGACGCGGACCTCCACGATCTAGCCCGAGTGCTGCGCCGGACTATGGGCCGGCTGGAAGCGGTGGTGGGTGGCGTACAGTACAACTACTTCCTCCATTCCCTGCCGCGGGGCGAGGAGTACAATGACTGCGACGCAAGCTACCACTGGCACCTGGAGATCTGCCCACGGACCAGCATTCCCACCGGCTTCGAACTGGGCTCCGGACTGTTCGTGAACACGGTCAGCCCGGAAGACGCCGCCGCACGGCTGCGCGCGGTGCTGCTCGATGACTAA
- a CDS encoding AAA family ATPase codes for MADYHELLDRVERILERAEHWFPTPPAQADWRRAAAFRWRRVGARGFLEGVPHPHRIRLADLHGIDDQKADLVRNTRQFLAGLPANNVLLWGARGTGKSSLIKALLTRFRSDGLRLIQVNKEHLLDLPDLLPLLEPRPERFVVFADDLSFAAGDAGYRALKAVLEGAVSALPDNVLLYATSNRRHLLPETIQENLETRLVEQEIHHGEGVEEKISLSERFGLWLAFHPFSQERYLEIVFHWLKRMKTPVPDREAVLRAALQWALTRGSRSGRVAWQFARDWAGRTGLRA; via the coding sequence ATGGCAGACTACCACGAACTGCTGGATCGGGTGGAACGGATCCTGGAGCGGGCCGAACACTGGTTTCCCACTCCGCCCGCGCAAGCCGACTGGCGTCGCGCCGCTGCGTTCCGCTGGCGCCGGGTGGGCGCGCGCGGCTTCCTGGAGGGGGTCCCGCATCCGCACCGGATCCGGCTCGCGGACCTGCACGGCATCGACGATCAGAAGGCGGACCTGGTGCGCAACACGCGCCAGTTCCTGGCCGGACTTCCGGCCAACAATGTGCTGCTCTGGGGTGCCCGTGGCACCGGTAAATCGTCCCTGATCAAGGCACTCCTCACCCGTTTCCGGAGCGACGGCCTGCGCCTGATACAGGTGAACAAGGAGCATCTGCTCGATCTGCCGGACCTCCTGCCACTGCTGGAACCGCGGCCGGAACGCTTTGTCGTATTCGCCGATGATCTGTCCTTCGCCGCCGGCGACGCCGGCTACCGCGCGCTCAAGGCGGTACTGGAAGGCGCCGTCAGCGCGCTGCCGGACAACGTGCTGCTCTACGCCACTTCCAACCGGCGTCACCTGTTGCCCGAGACCATTCAGGAGAACCTGGAGACACGGCTCGTCGAACAGGAGATCCACCACGGCGAAGGCGTAGAGGAAAAGATCTCGCTCTCGGAACGCTTCGGATTATGGCTCGCGTTTCATCCGTTCTCCCAGGAACGTTACCTGGAGATCGTATTCCACTGGCTGAAACGGATGAAGACCCCAGTCCCGGACCGGGAAGCGGTGCTTCGCGCCGCCCTGCAATGGGCGCTGACACGCGGCTCGCGCAGCGGCCGTGTAGCCTGGCAGTTCGCGCGGGATTGGGCGGGACGCACAGGGCTCCGGGCCTAA
- a CDS encoding sodium:proton exchanger: MFAYLDLLISLLVILVAAEVFTNALEHLGQRLGISEGMTGSVFAAVGTALPETTVPLLAVFAGTANVRVNHEIGVGAILGAPLMLSTLSLSLLALTTLRRRGIHGAFRPEPSGLTRDLNFFLMVFSVAGAALFVPPQAAALRVSIAIILVTSYFVYLLLTLRASSALVERGHATEAHAPVLLARIGLPENLAVILAQLALGLGLLVGGAKGFIYGVERISEALGISALLLSLVIVPIATELPEKVNSVLWVRRGKDTLAFGNITGAMVFQGSLLTALGITLTPWVPQREVLGAVGIALLAGLWLRWRVGRGDLRVWHLLVNGALYIAYIVLAFWMRTPGAG, translated from the coding sequence ATGTTCGCCTATCTGGACTTGCTTATCTCGCTGCTGGTGATCCTGGTGGCAGCGGAAGTATTCACCAACGCGCTCGAACACCTGGGCCAACGGCTCGGCATCTCCGAGGGGATGACCGGCTCGGTGTTCGCGGCGGTGGGCACCGCCCTACCGGAGACCACGGTCCCCCTGCTGGCGGTGTTTGCGGGGACTGCCAATGTGCGCGTGAACCACGAGATCGGCGTGGGCGCGATCCTCGGCGCGCCGCTCATGCTCTCCACCCTTTCACTGTCCCTGCTGGCGCTGACCACCCTCAGGCGCCGCGGAATCCACGGGGCGTTCCGGCCCGAGCCCAGTGGGCTGACCCGGGACCTGAACTTCTTCCTTATGGTGTTCTCCGTCGCCGGAGCGGCATTGTTCGTGCCGCCGCAGGCCGCGGCCCTTCGCGTGAGCATCGCCATCATCCTGGTAACCAGCTACTTCGTGTACCTGCTGCTGACGCTGCGCGCCTCCAGCGCGCTGGTGGAAAGGGGGCACGCAACCGAGGCCCACGCGCCGGTGCTGCTGGCACGCATCGGTTTGCCGGAGAATCTGGCGGTAATCCTGGCGCAATTGGCACTGGGCTTGGGGCTGCTGGTGGGCGGGGCAAAGGGATTCATCTATGGGGTCGAACGGATATCCGAAGCCTTGGGGATTTCCGCACTGCTGCTGTCCCTGGTGATCGTCCCCATCGCGACCGAGCTCCCGGAAAAGGTCAACAGCGTGCTGTGGGTTCGCCGCGGCAAGGACACCCTGGCGTTCGGCAACATCACCGGGGCGATGGTGTTCCAGGGGTCTCTACTCACCGCGTTGGGCATCACCCTGACCCCATGGGTGCCCCAGCGCGAGGTGCTGGGCGCCGTGGGCATCGCCCTGCTGGCCGGGCTTTGGTTGCGTTGGCGTGTCGGCCGTGGTGACCTGCGCGTCTGGCACCTGCTGGTAAACGGCGCCCTGTACATCGCGTATATCGTCCTGGCATTCTGGATGCGGACCCCGGGAGCGGGCTGA
- a CDS encoding MBL fold metallo-hydrolase codes for MRFASLGSGSRGNATVVEQGSTRILVDCGFSVAETERRMARLGCHPRGLSAILVTHEHGDHLRGVAGLSRRYGTPVWATAGTSGFLRGSGHRLELFTALDTFAVGDLQIQPFAVPHDAREPCQFVIGDGGRRLGILTDTGSTTPHIQAMLDRCDGLLLECNHDLDLLAHGPYSAALKARVAGRHGHLSNDQAAQLLAGLDGSRLQHLVAAHLSEQNNHPDRARAALAGVLGCDPGWIEVADQAAGLDWRTLV; via the coding sequence GTGCGGTTCGCCTCTCTGGGCAGCGGCAGTCGTGGCAATGCCACCGTAGTGGAGCAGGGGAGCACCCGAATCCTGGTGGATTGCGGGTTCTCGGTGGCCGAGACGGAGCGCCGGATGGCGCGTCTCGGATGCCATCCCCGGGGTCTCAGTGCGATCCTGGTCACCCACGAACACGGCGATCACCTGCGGGGTGTGGCGGGGCTGTCGCGGCGCTACGGGACTCCGGTATGGGCCACTGCCGGTACCAGCGGCTTTCTTCGCGGCTCCGGGCACCGGCTTGAGCTGTTCACCGCCCTGGACACCTTCGCCGTCGGGGACCTCCAGATCCAACCGTTCGCGGTACCCCATGACGCCCGGGAGCCCTGCCAGTTCGTGATCGGGGACGGCGGGCGGCGCCTCGGCATCCTGACCGATACCGGCAGCACCACGCCCCATATCCAGGCCATGTTGGACCGCTGCGACGGGCTGCTGCTGGAGTGCAACCACGACTTGGACCTGTTGGCACATGGACCTTATTCCGCGGCCCTCAAGGCGCGGGTGGCGGGCCGTCACGGGCATCTGAGCAATGATCAGGCGGCGCAACTGCTCGCCGGGCTGGACGGATCCCGCCTCCAGCACCTGGTGGCCGCCCACCTGAGCGAGCAGAACAACCATCCGGATCGGGCGCGTGCCGCCCTGGCCGGGGTCCTGGGCTGTGACCCGGGGTGGATCGAGGTCGCGGATCAGGCCGCGGGCCTGGATTGGCGGACGCTGGTGTGA
- a CDS encoding energy-dependent translational throttle protein EttA encodes MAQYIYTMNGVGKVVPPKREILKDISLSFFPGAKIGVLGLNGSGKSTVLRIMAGVDPEHLGEARPQPGIRIGYLPQEPQLDPDKDVRGNVEDGVRELKALLDRFNAISMRFAEPMEEQEMNQLLAEQAQLQDAIEAAGAWELERRLEIAADALRLPPWDADVTRLSGGERRRVALCRLLLSGPDMLLLDEPTNHLDAESVAWLERFLGEYAGTVVAVTHDRYFLDNVAGWILELDRGHGIPWEGNYSSWLEQKDARLAQEERQQSAHRKSLEAELEWVRSNPKGRHAKSRARLKRYEELASQEFQKRNEVREIYIPPGPRLGDLVIEAQQVRKGYGDRLLIEDLSFHLPPGGIVGIVGPNGAGKTTLFRMIVGQDQPDAGNIRVGETVQLAYVDQTRDALDDTKTVWEEVADGQDIITVGKFELPSRAYVGHFNFKGSDQQKRIGDLSGGERNRVHLAKLLRSGGNLLLLDEPTNDLDVETLRALEEALLAFPGCVMVISHDRWFLDRISTHTLAFEGDSQVVWFEGNYTDYEEDRKARLGADVTQPHRIRYRKLA; translated from the coding sequence ATGGCGCAGTACATCTACACCATGAACGGCGTGGGCAAAGTGGTCCCGCCGAAACGCGAGATCCTCAAGGATATTTCCCTGTCGTTCTTCCCCGGGGCGAAGATCGGCGTGCTGGGCCTCAACGGATCCGGGAAATCCACCGTGTTGCGAATCATGGCGGGCGTGGACCCGGAACACCTGGGCGAAGCCCGCCCGCAGCCGGGCATCCGCATCGGCTACCTCCCCCAGGAGCCCCAGCTCGATCCGGACAAGGACGTACGCGGCAACGTGGAAGACGGGGTGCGCGAACTGAAGGCGCTGCTGGACCGATTCAACGCCATCAGCATGCGCTTCGCCGAGCCGATGGAAGAGCAAGAAATGAACCAGTTGCTGGCCGAGCAGGCGCAGCTGCAGGACGCCATCGAGGCCGCCGGGGCCTGGGAGCTGGAGCGCCGGCTGGAGATCGCCGCCGATGCGCTGCGCCTGCCGCCCTGGGACGCGGATGTGACCCGCCTGTCCGGCGGCGAACGGCGCCGGGTGGCGCTGTGCCGCCTGCTGCTCTCCGGCCCGGACATGCTGTTGCTGGACGAACCCACCAACCACCTGGACGCGGAATCCGTCGCTTGGCTGGAGCGGTTCCTGGGGGAATACGCGGGCACCGTGGTAGCGGTCACCCATGACCGCTACTTTCTCGACAACGTCGCGGGCTGGATCCTGGAGCTGGACCGCGGTCATGGGATCCCTTGGGAAGGCAACTACTCCTCCTGGCTGGAACAGAAGGATGCGCGCCTGGCCCAGGAGGAGCGCCAGCAGAGCGCGCACCGCAAGAGCCTCGAGGCGGAGCTGGAATGGGTGCGCTCCAACCCCAAGGGACGCCATGCCAAGAGCCGCGCGCGCCTCAAACGCTACGAGGAGCTGGCATCCCAGGAGTTTCAGAAACGCAACGAAGTCCGGGAGATCTACATCCCGCCGGGGCCACGCCTCGGCGACCTGGTGATCGAGGCGCAACAGGTGCGCAAAGGTTACGGCGACCGTTTGCTGATCGAGGACCTGAGTTTCCACCTGCCCCCCGGCGGAATCGTGGGCATCGTCGGACCCAACGGGGCCGGCAAGACCACCTTGTTCCGCATGATCGTCGGCCAGGACCAGCCGGATGCCGGCAACATCCGGGTCGGTGAAACGGTGCAGCTCGCCTATGTGGACCAGACCCGTGACGCCCTGGACGACACCAAGACGGTCTGGGAAGAGGTCGCGGACGGCCAGGACATCATCACCGTCGGCAAGTTCGAGCTGCCCTCCCGAGCCTACGTAGGACACTTCAACTTTAAGGGATCCGACCAGCAGAAGCGCATTGGCGACCTCTCCGGTGGCGAACGCAACCGGGTCCACCTGGCAAAGCTGCTGCGCAGTGGGGGCAATTTGCTGCTCCTGGACGAGCCCACCAACGATCTGGATGTGGAGACCCTGCGCGCCCTGGAAGAGGCGTTACTGGCGTTTCCGGGCTGCGTCATGGTGATCTCCCACGACCGCTGGTTTCTGGACCGGATCAGCACCCACACTCTGGCCTTCGAAGGCGACAGCCAGGTGGTGTGGTTCGAGGGCAACTACACCGACTACGAAGAAGACCGCAAGGCGCGCTTGGGTGCCGACGTGACACAGCCGCACCGGATCCGCTACCGGAAACTGGCTTAA
- a CDS encoding 4-hydroxy-tetrahydrodipicolinate synthase, with product MFHGSMVALVTPMRSDGALDDEALARLVEFHVENGTDAIVAVGTTGESATLDTDEHCHVIRRVVALSRGRVPVIAGTGSNSTREAIELTACALRAGADAALLVTPYYNKPTQEGLFRHYKAVAEAVPMPQILYNVPGRTACDLLPETVARLSVVSNIVGIKEATGDVARGREILERCSGRMDLYSGDDATAMELMLAGAQGVISVTANVAPRAMRQLCDAAAAGSRAEAASINARLDALHQQLFVEANPIPVKWALYEMGMIAPGIRLPMTVLSERYHEPVRQAMKQAGVL from the coding sequence ATGTTCCACGGTAGCATGGTGGCCCTGGTTACGCCCATGCGCAGCGACGGCGCGTTGGATGACGAGGCCCTGGCCCGCCTGGTGGAATTCCATGTCGAAAACGGCACTGATGCCATCGTGGCGGTCGGGACTACCGGCGAGTCGGCCACCCTGGACACCGATGAACATTGCCACGTGATCCGGCGTGTGGTGGCGTTATCCCGAGGCCGGGTTCCGGTGATCGCCGGCACCGGTTCGAATTCCACCCGCGAGGCCATCGAATTGACCGCTTGTGCCCTGCGGGCGGGCGCGGACGCGGCACTGCTGGTGACACCGTATTACAACAAGCCGACCCAGGAAGGGCTGTTCCGCCACTACAAGGCGGTGGCAGAGGCGGTACCGATGCCGCAGATTCTGTACAACGTCCCGGGTCGCACCGCCTGCGACCTGCTTCCCGAGACCGTGGCGCGCCTGTCGGTGGTTTCCAATATCGTCGGAATCAAGGAAGCGACCGGTGACGTGGCCCGGGGCCGCGAGATCCTGGAGCGCTGCAGCGGGCGCATGGACCTCTACAGTGGCGACGACGCCACGGCCATGGAGTTGATGCTTGCCGGCGCCCAAGGGGTGATCTCGGTGACGGCGAACGTTGCACCGCGGGCCATGCGCCAGCTCTGCGACGCCGCCGCCGCCGGCAGCCGTGCCGAAGCGGCGTCGATCAATGCACGCCTGGACGCCCTGCACCAGCAGTTGTTCGTGGAGGCCAACCCGATTCCCGTCAAATGGGCATTGTATGAAATGGGCATGATTGCGCCGGGCATCCGTCTGCCGATGACCGTGCTCTCGGAGCGTTATCACGAACCGGTGCGTCAGGCCATGAAACAGGCGGGGGTGTTGTGA
- a CDS encoding phosphoribosylformylglycinamidine synthase, whose protein sequence is MLQLPGSPALSPFRVDKLTDQIRREVPDLRTLYAGFVHFVDLERRLGVDERRLLERLLAYGPERPREPPQGQLQLVVPRLGTLSPWSSKATDIARNCGLGSVRRLERGIAYYLMRNAGRPLDEAALERVRPVLHDRMTQTVLSCLEDAEGLFVQAAPAPLRTVDVTGGGRPALDLANRELGLALSADEVEYLAEHFGAVGRNPTDVELMMFAQANSEHCRHKIFNADWIIDGHRQEKSLFAMIRNTHRVSPAGVLSAYRDNAAVIEGYRARRFFADPRSGRYDGVEEPAHIMVKVETHNHPTAISPLPGAATGVGGEIRDEGATGRGARPKAGLAGFSVSNLRIPGFVQPWEGDFGRPGRIVSALGIMLEAPIGAARFNNEFGRPNLVGYFRTFEESVPGPEGAEVRGYHKPIMVAGGLGNIRAGHVHKGVLPPGSLVAVIGGPAMLIGLGGGAASSVTAGTSSEDLDFASVQRDNAEMQRRCQEVIDRCWAMGEESPILSIHDVGAGGLSNAVPELVHDSERGGRFELRSIPSADPGMSPMEIWCNEAQERYVLAIAPDRLEAFQALCERERCPWAMIGAATAEPRLMLGDALSGVGAVDLPLDVLLGKPPKMLREVHRRPFHKPGFDPAGVDVNEAALRVLRLPAVASKGFLITIGDRTVGGFTARDPMVGPWQVPVADVAVTLADYDGYHGEAMAMGERAPVALVHAAASGRLAVGEAITNIAAARIRRLQDVRLSANWMAAAGHPGEDAALYETVRALGEDLCPALGIAIPVGKDSLSMKTVWRDADGEHAVTAPLSVIISAFAPVVDARRSLTPQLTPGADSVLILVDLGKGRNRLAGSALAQVYRQVGQHAPDLEDPRALAAFFEAVQDLNESGLVLAYHDRSDGGLFVTLCEMAFAGHCGVTVSVDGLGTDPVATLFAEELGAVLQVRGADQAAVLERLRGAGLVRCSHVLGAPNADDRVVIRAAGRTLLDAPRADLQQVWNETSYRMQALRDNPDCAHEEFEVRARGADPGLNPSLSFDPALDVAAPFVGRGARPKVAILREQGVNGHVEMAAAFQRAGFDSYDVHMSDLLAGRRSLMDFHGLAACGGFSYGDVLGAGAGWAKTILFNPRVREDCAAFFQDETRFALGVCNGCQMLANLRELIPGAEDWPHFVGNTSEQFEARLSLVEVLPSPSLFFAGMAGSRLLVPVAHGEGRAEFRSGADAERLLAQQRVALRFVDHTGTAAQRYPDNPNGSPLGITGLTTANGRVTILMPHPERVFRTVQHSWHPPHWGPDGPWLRMFRNARVWVD, encoded by the coding sequence ATGCTGCAGTTACCCGGTAGCCCAGCCCTTTCCCCTTTTCGCGTCGATAAATTGACGGATCAGATCCGGCGCGAAGTACCCGACCTCCGCACGCTGTACGCCGGGTTCGTCCACTTCGTGGATCTGGAGCGGCGGCTGGGGGTGGACGAACGCCGCCTGCTGGAGCGCCTGTTGGCCTACGGTCCAGAACGCCCGCGGGAACCACCGCAGGGCCAGCTCCAACTGGTGGTGCCGCGCCTCGGCACCCTGTCCCCTTGGTCGAGCAAGGCCACCGACATCGCGCGCAACTGCGGCCTGGGGTCCGTGCGCCGCCTGGAGCGGGGGATCGCCTATTACTTGATGCGGAACGCCGGACGGCCTTTGGATGAGGCGGCGTTGGAGCGCGTGCGCCCGGTGCTCCACGACCGCATGACCCAGACGGTACTCTCCTGCCTGGAGGACGCGGAGGGTCTGTTCGTGCAGGCCGCGCCGGCGCCGTTGCGTACCGTGGACGTGACCGGGGGCGGGCGTCCCGCCCTGGACCTCGCCAACCGCGAGTTGGGGCTCGCGCTGTCGGCCGACGAGGTGGAGTACCTGGCGGAGCACTTCGGTGCCGTGGGCCGCAATCCTACCGACGTGGAATTGATGATGTTCGCGCAGGCCAACTCGGAACACTGCCGCCACAAGATCTTCAATGCCGACTGGATCATCGACGGCCACCGCCAGGAAAAATCCCTGTTCGCCATGATTCGCAACACCCATCGGGTCAGTCCCGCCGGAGTGCTGTCCGCCTACCGCGACAACGCGGCGGTGATCGAAGGTTACCGCGCGCGGCGGTTTTTCGCCGATCCCCGGAGCGGGCGCTACGATGGGGTGGAGGAGCCGGCGCACATCATGGTGAAGGTAGAGACCCACAACCACCCCACCGCCATTTCCCCGCTGCCGGGCGCGGCCACCGGCGTGGGAGGGGAAATCCGCGACGAAGGAGCCACGGGGCGTGGCGCCCGGCCAAAGGCCGGTCTCGCCGGGTTTTCCGTGTCCAACCTGCGCATCCCGGGTTTTGTCCAGCCCTGGGAGGGTGATTTCGGCCGGCCGGGGCGCATCGTCTCCGCCTTGGGGATCATGCTGGAGGCCCCGATCGGCGCGGCGCGCTTCAACAACGAGTTCGGGCGGCCGAATCTGGTGGGTTATTTCCGCACCTTCGAGGAATCGGTGCCGGGGCCCGAAGGCGCGGAGGTGCGCGGTTACCACAAGCCCATCATGGTGGCAGGTGGCCTCGGCAATATCCGCGCCGGACATGTGCACAAGGGTGTGCTGCCCCCGGGCTCCCTGGTGGCGGTCATCGGGGGGCCCGCCATGCTGATCGGTCTCGGGGGCGGGGCGGCCTCGTCGGTGACGGCCGGTACCAGCAGCGAGGATTTGGATTTCGCGTCGGTACAGCGGGACAACGCGGAGATGCAACGCCGCTGTCAGGAGGTCATCGACCGGTGTTGGGCGATGGGCGAGGAGAGTCCGATCCTCTCCATCCACGACGTGGGTGCCGGCGGGCTGTCCAACGCGGTGCCGGAGCTGGTCCATGACAGCGAGCGCGGCGGGCGTTTCGAGTTGCGTTCGATCCCCAGCGCGGACCCGGGGATGTCCCCCATGGAAATCTGGTGCAACGAGGCCCAAGAGCGTTACGTGCTGGCCATCGCACCGGACCGGCTGGAAGCGTTCCAGGCGCTGTGCGAGCGGGAACGCTGCCCCTGGGCGATGATCGGCGCGGCCACTGCGGAACCGCGTCTGATGCTGGGCGACGCGCTGTCCGGTGTCGGCGCCGTGGATCTGCCCCTCGATGTGCTGCTTGGCAAGCCGCCGAAGATGCTGCGCGAGGTTCATCGCCGTCCGTTTCACAAGCCGGGGTTCGATCCCGCGGGAGTGGACGTGAACGAGGCTGCGCTGCGGGTGTTGCGGCTGCCGGCGGTGGCCAGCAAGGGATTTCTGATCACCATCGGCGATCGCACCGTGGGTGGGTTCACCGCGCGCGATCCGATGGTGGGGCCCTGGCAGGTCCCGGTGGCGGACGTGGCCGTTACCCTGGCGGACTATGACGGGTACCACGGCGAGGCTATGGCCATGGGCGAACGCGCCCCTGTGGCACTGGTGCACGCGGCGGCATCCGGACGCCTCGCGGTGGGCGAGGCGATCACCAACATCGCGGCGGCGCGTATCCGCCGCCTGCAGGACGTGCGCTTGTCCGCCAACTGGATGGCCGCCGCAGGCCACCCCGGGGAAGACGCCGCGCTCTATGAGACGGTGCGGGCGCTGGGCGAGGACCTGTGTCCGGCCCTGGGCATCGCGATCCCGGTGGGCAAGGACTCCCTATCCATGAAGACCGTATGGCGCGACGCCGACGGCGAACATGCAGTCACCGCGCCGCTGTCGGTGATCATTTCGGCCTTCGCTCCAGTCGTGGACGCGCGCCGCAGCCTCACGCCCCAACTCACCCCAGGCGCGGACAGCGTGTTGATCCTGGTGGACCTGGGCAAAGGCCGCAACCGCCTGGCGGGCTCGGCCCTGGCCCAGGTGTACCGGCAGGTGGGACAGCATGCGCCGGACCTGGAGGATCCCCGGGCACTGGCGGCGTTCTTCGAGGCGGTGCAGGATCTCAACGAATCCGGTCTGGTGCTGGCCTATCACGACCGTTCCGACGGTGGCCTGTTCGTGACCCTGTGCGAGATGGCGTTCGCGGGCCACTGCGGCGTAACTGTCAGCGTGGATGGGCTCGGTACCGACCCGGTCGCGACCCTGTTCGCCGAGGAACTGGGGGCGGTGCTGCAGGTGCGCGGCGCCGACCAGGCAGCGGTATTGGAGCGTTTGCGCGGCGCCGGCCTGGTCCGTTGCAGCCACGTATTGGGCGCCCCCAACGCGGATGACCGGGTGGTGATCCGCGCGGCCGGGCGTACCCTGTTGGACGCGCCGCGTGCCGATCTGCAGCAGGTCTGGAACGAGACCAGCTACCGGATGCAGGCGTTGCGGGATAATCCAGACTGCGCCCATGAGGAGTTCGAGGTCCGCGCGCGGGGGGCGGATCCGGGCCTTAACCCCAGCTTGTCCTTCGACCCGGCGTTGGATGTGGCGGCGCCGTTCGTGGGCCGCGGCGCGCGACCCAAGGTGGCGATCCTTCGGGAGCAGGGGGTGAACGGTCACGTGGAGATGGCGGCCGCGTTCCAGCGCGCCGGCTTCGATTCCTACGACGTACACATGAGCGATCTGTTGGCCGGGCGCCGCAGCCTCATGGATTTCCACGGTCTCGCGGCCTGCGGCGGGTTCTCCTATGGCGATGTCCTGGGGGCCGGCGCGGGTTGGGCCAAGACGATCCTGTTCAACCCCCGGGTACGGGAGGACTGCGCGGCATTTTTCCAGGACGAGACGCGTTTCGCCTTGGGGGTATGCAACGGGTGCCAGATGTTGGCCAACCTGCGCGAGCTGATTCCCGGCGCCGAAGATTGGCCGCACTTCGTGGGTAACACCTCGGAGCAGTTTGAGGCGCGTCTGAGCCTGGTGGAAGTGCTACCGTCGCCCTCTTTGTTCTTCGCGGGCATGGCGGGTTCGCGCTTGCTGGTGCCGGTGGCCCATGGCGAAGGGCGCGCCGAGTTCCGTTCCGGCGCGGATGCCGAACGGTTGCTGGCCCAGCAGCGCGTGGCCCTGCGTTTCGTGGATCACACCGGCACCGCGGCGCAGCGTTATCCGGACAATCCGAACGGTTCCCCACTTGGAATCACCGGTCTTACCACCGCGAATGGGCGGGTGACGATCCTAATGCCCCATCCGGAACGGGTGTTCCGCACCGTTCAGCATTCCTGGCACCCGCCCCACTGGGGTCCGGACGGGCCGTGGCTGCGGATGTTCCGCAACGCCCGCGTCTGGGTGGACTGA